The following proteins are encoded in a genomic region of Gimesia algae:
- a CDS encoding DUF4268 domain-containing protein, which translates to MYKIDQAANRIIEVDSPKFSELGFTERHHLQEWLAHTPAALGEELLIIQKEFDGFDDTKERLDLLALDKDGNLVIIENKLDDSGRDVVWQALKYASYCSTFTKEQIIKAYQEYLSKSGRSNEDAAANVVEFLEFSDLEEVVLNSTNTQRLMFVAANFRKEVTSTALWLLGNGISLQCMKVTPYRHDNDLYLNVEQIIPTPEAEELMISINAKAKEEKETVGKQHSRYRIRLQYWEQAVNALHKSDCHLFENVSPSKDQWISAGSGVSGCTFTLIFGKSESRVEVIMGRSDLKENKLIFDALASQKEILEDKFGYPLTWYRNDDKKVSRIQYPLEIDGYDKENWPELIDWMIKHMSRLEKTFKQPLLEAAEQMKKTLQEPVNTV; encoded by the coding sequence ATGTATAAGATCGACCAGGCAGCGAACCGGATTATTGAAGTCGACTCCCCCAAATTCTCAGAACTCGGTTTTACCGAACGGCACCACCTGCAGGAATGGCTGGCCCACACGCCCGCCGCGTTGGGGGAAGAGTTGCTGATCATCCAGAAAGAGTTTGACGGCTTCGACGACACCAAAGAACGTCTGGATCTGCTGGCACTCGACAAAGACGGCAACCTGGTCATCATCGAAAACAAACTGGACGATTCCGGCCGCGACGTCGTCTGGCAGGCCCTCAAATACGCCAGCTACTGTTCCACCTTCACCAAAGAACAAATCATCAAGGCCTACCAGGAATACTTAAGCAAAAGCGGCCGCAGCAACGAAGACGCCGCCGCAAATGTCGTCGAATTTCTGGAGTTCTCCGATTTGGAAGAAGTAGTGCTCAACAGCACGAATACACAGCGGCTGATGTTTGTCGCCGCGAATTTCCGTAAAGAGGTCACCAGCACGGCACTCTGGCTGCTGGGTAACGGTATCTCGCTGCAGTGCATGAAAGTCACTCCTTATCGCCATGACAACGACCTGTACCTCAACGTCGAACAGATCATCCCCACGCCGGAAGCCGAAGAGTTGATGATCAGCATCAACGCGAAAGCCAAGGAGGAAAAAGAGACGGTCGGTAAACAGCACAGTCGCTATCGTATTCGTCTCCAATACTGGGAGCAGGCAGTCAATGCCTTACACAAAAGTGATTGCCACCTGTTCGAAAATGTCAGCCCCAGTAAAGACCAATGGATCAGTGCCGGCTCAGGTGTCAGTGGTTGCACCTTTACCCTGATCTTTGGAAAATCGGAATCACGCGTTGAAGTTATCATGGGACGTTCTGATTTGAAAGAAAACAAATTGATCTTTGATGCGTTAGCCTCGCAAAAAGAAATCCTGGAAGATAAGTTCGGGTATCCGTTAACCTGGTATCGCAATGATGATAAAAAAGTCTCGCGTATCCAGTACCCGCTCGAGATTGATGGCTACGACAAAGAAAACTGGCCGGAACTGATTGACTGGATGATCAAGCATATGAGCCGACTGGAAAAAACCTTTAAACAGCCACTGCTCGAAGCCGCAGAACAGATGAAGAAAACCCTGCAGGAACCAGTCAACACCGTCTGA
- a CDS encoding HsdR family type I site-specific deoxyribonuclease, which translates to MIDYNPIAESKNFIILEKYDRERIVPESYQSEADLERELIQDLGNQGYEYRTDLNSQEALLANVRTHLQKLNNVEFADGEWLRFVETYLDKPSESIVDKTRKIHDDHILDFVFDDGHIQNIYLLDKKKLTRNKLQVIGQFEQTGSHANRYDVTILVNGLPMVQVELKRRGVAIREAFNQVHRYSKESFNSENSLFKYLQLFVISNGTDTRYFANTTQRDKNSFDFTMNWAKSDNSLLKDLKDFTATFFEKKTLFEVLLNYSVFDASNTLLVMRPYQIAATERIMWKIKSSYVAKTWSKPESGGYVWHTTGSGKTLTSFKAARLATELDFIDKVFFVVDRKDLDYQTMKEYQRFSPDSVNGSDSTAGLKRNLDKDDNKIVVTTIQKLNNLMKSESELPIYQKQVVFIFDECHRSQFGEAQKNLQKKFKRYYQFGFTGTPIFPENASGADTTASVFGQQLHTYVITDAIRDEKVLKFKVDYNDVRPQFKSIETEQDEKKLTAAENREALLHPERIREISQYILTHFRQKTHRLGANGTGFNAMFAVSSVDAAKLYYEKLNDLQAGSDRRLKIATIFSFAANEEQDAVGDIEDESFEVSAMNSSFKEFLNAAINDYNNHFKTSFSVDSKGFQNYYRDLAKRVKSQDIDLLIVVGMFLTGFDAPTLNTLFVDKNLRYHGLIQAYSRTNRIYNATKTFGNIVTFRDLETATIDAITMFGDSNTKNVVLEKSYKEYMEGFTDLVTGEARRGFKEVVAELEQRFPAPEEIVKEKDKKEFVKLFGQYLRVENILQNYDEFASLKALQSIDWDSPEQVEEFKAEHHLSDDDLATLQSITLPADRKIQDYRSTYNDIRDWLRREKAGSENEQSKIDWTDVVFEIDLLKSQEINLDYILELIFEHNKKTKNKADLVDEMRRLIRASFDIRATESLVVDFINQADLDELPDKSSVMDAFYSFARAEQQREVGELIADENLNLEAARRYISASLKRRYASENGTELNAVLPKMSPLNPQYLTKKQSVFQKIAVFVEKYKEVGDKV; encoded by the coding sequence ATGATTGATTACAACCCCATAGCCGAATCGAAAAATTTCATCATACTGGAGAAATACGATCGGGAAAGGATTGTTCCCGAAAGCTACCAAAGCGAAGCTGATCTGGAACGGGAACTCATTCAGGATCTGGGGAACCAAGGCTATGAGTACCGGACCGACTTGAATTCTCAAGAGGCATTGCTTGCTAATGTACGCACGCACTTACAGAAGTTGAACAACGTGGAATTTGCTGATGGGGAATGGCTGCGGTTTGTCGAGACTTATCTCGATAAACCCAGCGAGAGCATCGTCGATAAGACCCGCAAGATCCACGATGACCATATCCTCGATTTTGTCTTTGATGATGGACACATCCAGAACATTTACCTGCTGGACAAAAAAAAACTGACTCGTAACAAGCTGCAGGTAATCGGGCAATTCGAGCAGACCGGCAGCCATGCCAACCGCTACGATGTCACGATTCTGGTAAACGGACTACCGATGGTACAGGTGGAGCTGAAAAGACGAGGCGTGGCGATTCGCGAGGCCTTTAATCAAGTGCATCGCTATAGTAAGGAAAGCTTTAACAGCGAGAACTCTCTATTTAAATATCTGCAACTGTTTGTCATTTCGAACGGAACCGATACCCGCTACTTCGCTAACACCACCCAGCGGGATAAGAACAGTTTTGACTTCACCATGAACTGGGCAAAGTCGGATAATAGTCTGCTCAAGGATCTAAAGGATTTCACCGCGACTTTCTTTGAAAAGAAGACCTTGTTCGAAGTGCTACTTAACTACTCGGTATTTGATGCCAGCAACACCCTGCTGGTGATGCGGCCCTATCAGATTGCCGCTACCGAGCGGATCATGTGGAAAATCAAAAGCTCCTATGTTGCTAAAACCTGGAGCAAACCGGAAAGCGGCGGTTATGTCTGGCACACTACTGGCTCGGGCAAGACCTTGACCAGTTTCAAAGCAGCCCGCCTGGCAACCGAGTTGGATTTTATCGACAAGGTGTTTTTCGTCGTCGACCGTAAAGACCTGGACTATCAGACGATGAAGGAGTACCAGCGTTTTTCACCCGACAGTGTCAACGGTTCAGACAGTACCGCTGGCCTTAAACGCAACCTGGACAAGGACGACAACAAGATCGTTGTTACCACGATCCAAAAGCTCAACAACCTGATGAAGAGCGAATCTGAGCTGCCGATATACCAGAAGCAAGTCGTCTTTATTTTTGACGAATGCCATCGCAGCCAATTTGGTGAAGCCCAAAAGAATCTCCAGAAAAAATTCAAACGGTATTATCAGTTCGGCTTTACCGGCACCCCAATTTTTCCGGAAAACGCGTCAGGTGCTGATACCACTGCCAGCGTGTTTGGCCAACAGTTACATACATATGTGATCACCGACGCAATTCGGGATGAAAAGGTACTCAAGTTCAAAGTGGACTACAACGATGTCCGTCCACAGTTCAAGTCGATTGAAACCGAACAGGACGAGAAGAAGCTAACCGCGGCAGAGAACCGTGAGGCACTCCTGCACCCGGAACGCATTCGAGAGATCTCACAATACATCCTGACCCACTTCCGACAGAAAACGCACCGTTTAGGGGCGAACGGGACTGGGTTCAATGCGATGTTTGCGGTCAGCAGCGTGGACGCGGCGAAGCTGTATTACGAAAAGTTGAACGATCTGCAAGCAGGCAGCGATAGACGTCTGAAAATTGCCACTATCTTTTCGTTTGCTGCTAACGAAGAGCAGGATGCGGTAGGCGATATTGAGGATGAGAGCTTTGAAGTATCGGCAATGAACAGCAGCTTTAAGGAGTTCCTGAATGCGGCGATTAATGATTACAACAACCACTTCAAAACCAGCTTCAGTGTGGACAGCAAGGGCTTTCAGAATTACTACCGTGATTTGGCCAAACGGGTGAAATCCCAGGACATTGATTTGCTGATTGTAGTGGGCATGTTCCTGACCGGTTTCGACGCACCGACACTGAACACTCTATTCGTCGATAAAAACCTCCGTTATCACGGTTTGATTCAAGCTTATTCGCGAACGAACCGGATTTATAACGCCACCAAAACGTTTGGCAATATTGTTACCTTTCGCGATTTGGAAACGGCCACCATCGACGCGATCACTATGTTTGGAGACAGCAACACAAAGAACGTGGTGCTTGAAAAAAGCTACAAGGAATACATGGAGGGCTTCACCGATCTGGTAACCGGCGAAGCGCGGCGTGGTTTTAAGGAGGTCGTCGCGGAGTTGGAACAACGGTTTCCCGCCCCGGAAGAAATCGTTAAAGAGAAAGACAAGAAGGAATTCGTGAAGCTGTTTGGCCAGTATTTGCGGGTTGAAAATATCCTGCAAAATTACGACGAATTTGCCAGCCTGAAAGCGTTGCAAAGCATCGACTGGGATAGCCCAGAGCAAGTCGAAGAATTCAAAGCTGAGCATCACTTGAGCGATGATGATCTGGCCACATTGCAGAGTATTACGCTACCTGCCGATCGTAAAATTCAGGATTACCGCTCCACTTACAACGACATCCGGGACTGGCTGCGGCGTGAAAAGGCGGGCAGTGAAAATGAGCAGTCCAAGATTGATTGGACTGACGTGGTATTTGAGATCGACCTGCTGAAGTCACAGGAGATCAATCTGGATTATATTCTGGAACTGATTTTCGAGCACAATAAGAAAACTAAGAACAAAGCGGATTTGGTTGATGAAATGCGTCGCTTGATTCGTGCCAGTTTTGACATACGCGCCACGGAAAGTCTGGTAGTTGATTTTATTAACCAGGCGGATCTGGATGAACTTCCCGATAAATCCAGCGTGATGGATGCCTTTTACAGCTTTGCACGGGCAGAGCAACAGCGCGAGGTTGGGGAACTGATTGCTGACGAAAACCTGAACTTAGAAGCGGCCAGGCGATATATCAGTGCCTCGCTAAAACGAAGGTATGCCAGCGAAAATGGTACCGAGCTCAACGCCGTTCTCCCTAAAATGAGCCCGCTCAATCCTCAGTACCTGACGAAGAAGCAAAGCGTTTTTCAGAAGATCGCTGTGTTTGTAGAAAAGTATAAAGAAGTTGGTGACAAGGTCTGA
- a CDS encoding M56 family metallopeptidase, translating into MISVEFLFDLIVRFSLPAFCLLGVSLLLLQRITQPLERVRLIQLSLSILLAVLLLINFSWLPAILVPILPAETTVETLKTPAPDVSSIEPEGVHIAHNIPPAVTAETTIADVNEGASLPASTAQASVPRVKSARGVWQTVQLWTVAGFVFISAVQLVYLLTGLALTWRLLSQSTPLTGSSSTRVRTLFAAFLSRIDIRFSMSDRIQVPLVCGVFRPTILLPRSVVEGPDELVLQHSLAYEWSHIQRRDLMTWQLASLCQILLWPQPFFWKLKRELRLSQDQIADQFAACQTDQPAEYAATLVAFSQQKVKLSMGALTMAETRSSLYRRVEMLLNDSFQISGRCRIRIVLAVLAGSGDVRAATRTG; encoded by the coding sequence ATGATATCGGTCGAGTTTCTGTTTGATTTGATTGTACGATTCTCACTGCCTGCATTCTGTCTGCTGGGGGTGAGCCTGCTGCTGCTCCAGCGGATAACGCAGCCACTGGAACGTGTGCGGCTGATTCAGCTGTCGCTTTCGATTCTGTTGGCCGTGCTGCTGCTGATCAACTTCAGCTGGCTACCAGCTATCCTGGTGCCGATCTTGCCGGCTGAGACGACTGTGGAAACTCTCAAAACTCCCGCACCGGATGTCAGCAGCATCGAACCTGAGGGAGTCCATATTGCACATAACATACCTCCTGCTGTTACTGCTGAAACCACAATTGCTGATGTGAACGAGGGGGCTTCACTGCCGGCCAGCACTGCTCAGGCCAGCGTTCCTCGAGTGAAGTCAGCCCGGGGAGTGTGGCAGACGGTCCAGCTATGGACGGTCGCGGGATTCGTTTTCATTTCTGCAGTGCAACTGGTTTACCTCCTGACAGGTCTGGCTCTGACCTGGCGACTGCTCTCTCAGTCAACACCGCTGACAGGATCGAGCAGTACACGTGTCCGGACATTGTTTGCCGCGTTCTTATCGCGTATCGATATTCGCTTTAGCATGTCGGACCGGATCCAGGTGCCCCTGGTCTGCGGTGTCTTCCGCCCCACCATTCTGCTGCCGCGAAGCGTGGTCGAAGGCCCTGATGAGCTGGTACTCCAGCACAGCCTGGCATATGAATGGTCACATATTCAGAGACGTGACCTGATGACCTGGCAGCTGGCCAGTCTGTGCCAGATTCTATTGTGGCCACAACCTTTCTTCTGGAAACTGAAACGGGAGCTGCGGCTCAGCCAGGACCAGATAGCAGATCAGTTTGCCGCCTGTCAGACAGACCAGCCTGCGGAATACGCGGCGACTTTGGTGGCTTTCTCACAACAGAAAGTCAAACTATCCATGGGAGCACTCACGATGGCGGAAACCCGATCGAGTCTGTATCGAAGGGTGGAAATGCTGCTGAATGATTCATTTCAGATTTCTGGCCGCTGCCGAATACGGATTGTGCTCGCAGTGCTGGCAGGCAGCGGGGACGTCCGTGCCGCCACGCGCACTGGGTAG
- a CDS encoding DUF1501 domain-containing protein: MPPRALGSDAFNPQEDLRKQFYDWLVSEQNPYFAQLRESLLPQLDRALAALISDLKTRGLLSETIVYCAGEFGRTPVVNCQGGRDHWARTMSVLVAGGGFRQGAVYGATDQTGSEPVSAVCSPADVNATILNQLGIAPDTLLYTSSGRPLPVFRKGHVLLDLV, encoded by the coding sequence GTGCCGCCACGCGCACTGGGTAGCGATGCTTTCAACCCGCAGGAGGATCTGCGGAAACAGTTTTACGACTGGCTGGTATCGGAACAGAATCCCTACTTTGCCCAGTTGCGTGAATCGCTACTGCCACAGCTTGACCGGGCGTTAGCTGCTTTGATTTCGGATCTGAAGACGCGCGGACTGTTGTCGGAAACGATTGTGTACTGCGCCGGCGAGTTCGGTCGGACTCCGGTGGTCAACTGCCAGGGGGGACGCGATCACTGGGCGCGGACGATGAGTGTCCTGGTTGCCGGTGGGGGCTTTCGACAGGGGGCTGTCTACGGGGCGACGGATCAGACTGGTTCGGAACCTGTCTCTGCAGTGTGTTCGCCTGCCGATGTGAATGCAACAATTCTGAACCAGCTGGGCATTGCCCCGGACACTCTGTTATATACGAGTTCCGGCCGCCCCTTGCCGGTGTTCCGGAAGGGACATGTCCTGTTGGATCTCGTTTAA
- a CDS encoding type I restriction-modification system subunit M — MNASQQRAALQRQIWQIANDVRGAVDGWDFKQYVLGTLFYRFISENFALYIEADDESIHYAELPDTVITPEIKDDAIKTKGYFIYPSQLFVNIAKAANTNESLNTDLASIFAAIEASAHGYPSEGDIKGLFADFDTTSNRLGNTVKDKNSRLADVLKGVAGLDFGDFQSNQIDLFGDAYEFLISNYAANAGKSGGEFFTPQHVSKLIARLAMHKQDSVNKIYDPACGSGSLLLQSKKHFDDHVIEEGFFGQEINHTTYNLARMNMFLHNINYDKFNIQLGNTLTEPHFGDEKPFDAIVSNPPYSVKWKGSDDPTLINDDRFAPAGVLAPKSKADFAFVLHALSYLSSKGRAAIVCFPGIFYRGGAEQKIRKYLVDNDYVETVISLAPNLFYGTTIAVNILVLSKHKTDSNIQFIDASGEDYFKKATNTNILTDEHIEAIMQAFDSKENIDHFAQSVSFETIAGNDYNLSVSSYVEPNDTREKVDIVQLNAELKTTMARIDQLRAEIDSIVAEIDGVEVEA; from the coding sequence ATGAACGCTTCCCAACAACGTGCCGCCCTGCAACGCCAGATCTGGCAAATTGCCAATGACGTACGTGGTGCCGTGGATGGATGGGACTTCAAACAGTATGTCCTGGGCACACTGTTTTACCGCTTTATCAGTGAGAACTTTGCCCTTTACATCGAAGCCGACGATGAGAGCATTCATTATGCTGAACTTCCCGATACAGTGATCACCCCCGAGATCAAAGACGATGCCATCAAAACCAAGGGATACTTCATCTACCCCAGCCAGCTCTTCGTGAACATTGCCAAAGCTGCCAACACTAACGAAAGTTTGAACACAGACTTAGCATCCATCTTTGCCGCCATTGAAGCTTCGGCCCACGGCTACCCGTCTGAAGGGGATATCAAAGGCCTGTTTGCCGATTTTGATACTACCAGTAACCGCCTGGGCAACACAGTGAAGGACAAAAACTCCCGATTGGCGGACGTACTGAAAGGAGTGGCTGGTCTGGATTTTGGTGACTTTCAGAGTAACCAGATCGATTTATTCGGCGATGCCTACGAGTTCCTGATCTCCAACTACGCGGCCAACGCGGGCAAATCAGGGGGTGAATTCTTTACGCCGCAGCATGTGTCTAAACTGATTGCCAGGCTGGCCATGCATAAACAGGACAGCGTTAATAAGATCTACGATCCTGCCTGTGGTTCCGGTTCGCTGTTGCTGCAATCCAAAAAACATTTTGACGACCATGTCATTGAAGAGGGCTTTTTCGGCCAGGAGATCAACCACACGACCTACAACCTGGCCCGGATGAACATGTTCTTGCACAATATCAACTATGACAAGTTCAACATCCAACTGGGAAATACCCTGACCGAACCGCATTTCGGCGACGAGAAACCCTTTGACGCCATCGTCTCTAATCCTCCCTACTCAGTGAAATGGAAGGGAAGCGACGACCCCACCCTGATCAACGACGATCGCTTTGCTCCTGCCGGTGTACTGGCTCCCAAATCCAAAGCCGACTTCGCCTTTGTGCTGCACGCCCTCAGTTACCTGTCCAGCAAAGGTCGCGCGGCCATTGTCTGCTTCCCCGGCATTTTTTACCGCGGGGGAGCCGAGCAGAAAATCAGAAAGTATCTGGTGGATAACGATTACGTGGAAACGGTGATCTCACTGGCTCCGAACCTGTTTTATGGCACCACCATCGCGGTCAATATTCTGGTGTTATCCAAACACAAAACCGATTCGAACATTCAGTTCATTGATGCGAGTGGAGAGGACTATTTTAAAAAAGCCACCAACACCAACATCCTGACCGACGAGCACATCGAAGCCATCATGCAGGCCTTCGATAGCAAGGAGAACATCGATCACTTTGCCCAATCGGTCTCTTTCGAAACCATTGCTGGAAACGATTATAACCTGTCGGTCAGCAGCTATGTCGAACCCAATGATACACGCGAGAAGGTGGATATTGTTCAACTCAACGCCGAGCTCAAAACAACCATGGCCAGGATCGATCAATTGCGTGCGGAGATCGATTCAATTGTCGCGGAGATTGATGGAGTGGAGGTCGAGGCTTGA
- a CDS encoding AAA family ATPase: MNFYKAYLKTLTGIVHQLKGADQKVQLIYAFNGTGKTRLSREFKQLISPKNDVDETVLSRDKILYYNAFTEDLFYWDNDLTLDAEPKLKIQPNSFTDWILVDQGQDQNVIANFQRYTSDKLTPRFHSESRERHQNGKKIVVQSIVEVTFSIETGDNVDSGNLKLSKGEESNFIWSVFYTLLEQVVSILNVPEPDERETNVFDKLEYIFIDDPVSSLDDNHVIELAVDLAELIRLNESSVKFIISTHNPVFYNVLCNELVSDDKSRRPYWRGKWFGKSRLERSEEGGYLLVPQPNDSPFSYHLHLLAKLKAVIDSGQVEKYHFSLLRNILEKTATFLGHKRWEHLLPSSEDGRPNPYAKRILNFSSHSKHSAEEVPDLEPQDQKVLKQLIDHIVSTHRFWQEQESDD, translated from the coding sequence CTGAATTTTTATAAAGCGTATTTAAAAACCCTCACAGGCATTGTCCATCAACTAAAAGGTGCCGACCAAAAGGTGCAGCTGATTTACGCCTTCAATGGCACAGGAAAAACCCGCTTGTCTCGGGAGTTCAAACAACTCATTTCACCTAAGAATGACGTTGACGAAACAGTGTTGTCGCGGGATAAGATTCTCTACTACAACGCGTTTACCGAAGACTTGTTCTATTGGGACAACGATTTGACCCTCGATGCCGAGCCCAAATTGAAGATTCAGCCGAACTCGTTCACGGATTGGATTCTCGTTGACCAGGGGCAAGATCAAAACGTCATCGCCAACTTTCAGCGTTACACTTCTGACAAACTCACACCGCGATTTCATTCCGAATCCAGAGAGCGACACCAAAACGGCAAGAAGATTGTCGTCCAATCAATCGTAGAGGTAACCTTCAGCATTGAGACTGGTGACAATGTTGATTCAGGTAATCTGAAACTGTCAAAGGGTGAAGAAAGCAATTTTATCTGGAGTGTCTTTTATACTCTGCTGGAGCAAGTCGTATCCATTCTTAACGTACCCGAACCAGACGAGCGAGAGACAAATGTTTTTGATAAGCTGGAGTACATTTTTATCGACGATCCGGTCAGCTCATTAGATGACAACCATGTGATTGAATTGGCCGTTGACCTTGCCGAGCTTATCCGATTGAACGAATCAAGCGTCAAGTTTATCATATCAACCCACAATCCTGTTTTCTACAACGTACTCTGCAATGAACTTGTAAGTGATGACAAGTCGAGGCGACCTTACTGGCGAGGCAAGTGGTTTGGCAAATCAAGACTGGAACGATCAGAAGAAGGTGGGTATCTACTTGTTCCACAACCAAATGATTCTCCGTTTTCATACCATCTTCATCTTTTAGCAAAACTCAAGGCAGTGATTGATTCAGGACAGGTCGAAAAGTATCACTTCAGTTTGTTGAGGAATATCCTCGAAAAAACGGCGACATTTCTTGGACATAAACGGTGGGAGCATCTACTCCCGTCCTCTGAAGATGGTCGGCCCAATCCGTATGCCAAGCGGATCTTGAATTTCTCAAGTCATTCCAAACATTCTGCAGAAGAAGTACCTGATCTTGAGCCACAGGATCAAAAAGTGCTGAAGCAGTTAATAGACCATATTGTTAGTACACACCGGTTCTGGCAGGAGCAAGAATCAGATGATTGA
- a CDS encoding BlaI/MecI/CopY family transcriptional regulator, whose product MTTLTPSDRELDLLKVMWNLGEAKVRDIHEALCPGGECAFTTVQTLVRIMCRKGFVKKRSEGRTDYYTPVYTLEKATSRFVEKVFDGALDKFVLSMLSAENVSPEEMRDLEKLIAKARKAKQENREKDS is encoded by the coding sequence ATGACAACCCTCACGCCAAGTGATCGTGAGCTCGATCTGCTGAAAGTGATGTGGAATCTGGGCGAAGCTAAGGTCCGCGACATTCACGAGGCTCTTTGCCCGGGGGGAGAATGTGCGTTTACAACGGTGCAGACGTTGGTGCGCATCATGTGCAGAAAAGGCTTCGTCAAAAAGCGGAGTGAAGGACGCACAGACTACTACACTCCAGTGTATACGCTGGAGAAGGCGACCAGCCGGTTTGTGGAAAAAGTGTTTGATGGTGCCCTCGATAAATTCGTACTCAGCATGCTTTCGGCAGAGAATGTCTCGCCTGAAGAAATGCGTGATCTGGAAAAACTGATCGCAAAAGCCCGTAAGGCCAAGCAGGAAAACAGGGAGAAAGACTCATGA
- a CDS encoding restriction endonuclease subunit S, whose amino-acid sequence MSFMDKLLNGAPVEWKPLGELIKTITAPSKVKRDAYRDTGKLPIVDQGVEYIAGYTDENLTPIETGKYVIFGDHSEHIKYVDFPFIQGADGLKVLRPISANAKYVYYAFQNFYKKELSYKRHWSTARETPIPVPCPSNQTKSLEIQAEIVRILDTFTELTAELTAELTAELTARKKQYNYYRDHLLSFEDGEVEWKPLGELGEFIRGKRFTKRDYVDHDGIDVIHYGEIYTHYGVSAERALSQVRSELADSLSYAHPEDVVIAGVGETVEDVGKAVAWLGNKNVAIHDDSYAFRHSLNPKFVSYCMQTETFISEKAKHVSRGKVKRLLMDGMSKVRIPIPHPNNPKKSIAEQNRIVNILDKFDALTNSISEDLPSEIELRQQQYEYYRDLLLSFQKPVKVAEV is encoded by the coding sequence ATGAGTTTTATGGACAAGCTACTGAATGGGGCACCAGTGGAATGGAAGCCGCTAGGGGAGTTGATTAAAACTATAACAGCGCCTTCAAAGGTTAAACGAGATGCCTATCGCGACACAGGAAAACTTCCAATCGTTGACCAGGGCGTGGAATATATTGCTGGCTACACCGATGAAAACTTAACCCCAATTGAAACTGGTAAATATGTAATCTTTGGCGACCATTCTGAGCATATAAAGTACGTAGATTTTCCATTCATCCAAGGTGCCGATGGATTGAAGGTGCTCAGGCCAATTTCCGCTAACGCCAAGTACGTCTATTACGCTTTTCAAAATTTCTACAAAAAAGAATTGAGTTATAAACGGCACTGGTCAACGGCGCGAGAGACACCAATCCCAGTCCCGTGCCCGTCAAATCAAACAAAATCGCTTGAGATCCAGGCCGAAATTGTCCGCATTCTGGACACGTTTACCGAGTTGACCGCCGAACTGACCGCCGAACTGACCGCCGAGTTGACCGCCCGCAAGAAACAATACAACTACTATCGCGATCATCTGTTGAGTTTTGAAGATGGCGAAGTCGAATGGAAACCGCTGGGGGAGCTAGGAGAATTCATACGTGGGAAACGGTTTACCAAACGCGACTATGTGGATCATGATGGAATTGACGTGATCCATTATGGTGAGATCTACACACACTACGGTGTTTCAGCCGAAAGAGCACTGTCCCAGGTTCGCTCTGAATTGGCTGATTCATTGAGCTATGCTCATCCAGAGGACGTAGTTATTGCAGGTGTGGGTGAAACGGTCGAAGACGTCGGCAAGGCAGTCGCGTGGCTAGGAAATAAGAACGTTGCCATTCACGATGATAGCTATGCTTTCCGTCACTCATTGAACCCGAAATTTGTATCTTACTGCATGCAAACAGAAACGTTCATTTCAGAGAAAGCAAAGCATGTATCAAGAGGAAAAGTTAAAAGACTTCTAATGGACGGGATGTCTAAGGTGCGAATACCAATACCGCATCCCAATAATCCTAAGAAATCAATTGCAGAACAAAATCGCATCGTTAATATCCTTGACAAATTCGACGCCCTGACCAACTCGATCAGCGAAGACTTGCCGAGTGAAATTGAATTGCGTCAACAGCAATACGAATACTATCGTGATCTACTGCTGAGTTTCCAGAAACCGGTGAAGGTGGCAGAGGTATGA